One window from the genome of Paraneptunicella aestuarii encodes:
- a CDS encoding coiled-coil domain-containing protein has protein sequence METIKNWALVILIIIVAVGGYQYSKAWNDAKEKIAAAEKQQADMQAEKAQLEDKVASLTAKQDELDKKIASQQTQIGQYESEIADIKEKLIAANKLTIAEVDEQSIADNFKKTYGLEDVKGIRLVKIPPAEGGFKIPSLVLPIDYIKLAVTAKNSQRACEQQAELQDKIIGLNQEINQLTNEKLVLEQQKTQAYSEGYEKAFAMYLEVNKLYIDLLKAPPKVDLAPNWLQIAGGFLTGGLLCAL, from the coding sequence ATGGAAACGATCAAGAACTGGGCTCTTGTTATTCTAATTATCATCGTCGCCGTTGGCGGTTATCAGTATTCTAAAGCCTGGAATGATGCCAAAGAGAAAATTGCCGCAGCAGAAAAACAACAAGCGGACATGCAAGCAGAAAAAGCCCAACTGGAAGATAAGGTTGCCTCGCTGACAGCCAAGCAAGATGAGTTAGACAAGAAAATTGCTTCACAACAAACGCAAATTGGCCAATACGAATCAGAAATTGCCGACATCAAGGAAAAGCTAATCGCAGCGAATAAGCTAACCATCGCAGAAGTAGACGAACAAAGCATTGCCGACAACTTTAAGAAAACCTATGGATTGGAAGATGTAAAAGGCATTCGACTTGTGAAAATTCCCCCCGCCGAAGGTGGATTCAAAATCCCTTCGCTTGTCCTTCCTATTGATTACATAAAGCTTGCTGTAACCGCCAAAAACAGTCAACGCGCCTGTGAACAACAAGCTGAACTGCAAGATAAGATCATTGGATTGAATCAGGAAATCAACCAGCTCACCAACGAAAAACTGGTACTGGAACAACAAAAAACCCAAGCCTATTCCGAAGGTTACGAAAAAGCCTTTGCCATGTACCTGGAAGTGAACAAGCTCTACATCGACTTGTTAAAAGCTCCACCGAAAGTTGATTTAGCGCCTAATTGGCTACAAATCGCCGGAGGATTTCTGACAGGCGGGCTGCTCTGCGCATTGTAG
- a CDS encoding alkaline phosphatase — protein sequence MKQFIYTAIAASVLSLTGCMSDGDDGANGADGAQGSAGINSLVAQTSLSVGSEHCANGGVQIDSGLDANRNNVLDADEISATEYVCTPAATELSSAQLQSSTNNPWFVSGRAEITEAKAQWNAVTVGNVDAAKGETTSSLQIAQVNASQLADMRGKAKNVILFVGDGMGISTVTAARIMDGQDKGMMGEENVLSFGDFPFSGFSKTYNVDAQTPDSAGTMSAMMSGVKTDAGIIGIAEAVERGNCASSQGQELVTALELAEIAGKATGIISTARITHATPAATYAKSADRNWEDVSDMPASQVAAGCKDIADQLVNFESNLEARYSGLDVDGIEVVMGGGRRHFLPKDPAFNSPDAVSSTEGDRTDGRDLTAEWKAAYPNGNYVYDQTGFDAINAATAERVFGLFNESHMQYEADRANDIAGEPSLTEMTSKAIDILKKDEDGFFLMVESGRIDHGHHAGSAYNALTDAVEFAKAVQAAASKTSAEDTLIIVTADHSHVFTIAGYPKRGNPILGKVVPIGSDEPSMAADNMPYTTLGYTNGLGFKDLGNETDAEASYNYSAVTGRVDLSNVDTTASGYHQEALVPLGSETHAGEDVGIYAKGPGANLVTGTNEQSVIFHVMDYAADLVNKANAALN from the coding sequence ATGAAACAATTTATTTATACAGCAATTGCGGCGTCTGTCCTGAGCTTGACCGGGTGTATGAGCGACGGTGATGACGGTGCAAATGGCGCTGATGGCGCACAAGGTTCAGCAGGCATTAACAGCCTGGTAGCACAAACCAGCTTGTCGGTAGGCAGTGAGCACTGCGCTAATGGCGGCGTTCAGATTGATTCAGGACTTGATGCCAATCGCAACAATGTGTTGGATGCAGATGAAATCAGTGCAACAGAATATGTGTGTACTCCAGCAGCAACAGAATTGAGCTCAGCACAATTACAAAGCAGCACCAACAACCCTTGGTTCGTGTCTGGTCGTGCAGAAATCACAGAAGCAAAAGCGCAGTGGAATGCGGTTACTGTGGGTAATGTAGACGCAGCAAAAGGCGAAACGACTTCCAGCTTGCAAATCGCACAAGTAAACGCAAGCCAACTGGCGGACATGCGTGGCAAAGCCAAGAACGTCATCCTGTTTGTCGGTGACGGCATGGGTATCTCTACCGTAACGGCTGCCCGTATTATGGACGGCCAAGACAAAGGCATGATGGGCGAAGAGAATGTATTAAGCTTCGGCGATTTCCCATTCTCTGGCTTTTCTAAAACCTACAACGTTGACGCTCAAACCCCTGATTCAGCAGGAACTATGTCGGCTATGATGTCGGGCGTAAAAACCGATGCAGGTATCATTGGTATTGCCGAAGCGGTTGAACGCGGAAACTGCGCCTCTTCTCAAGGTCAAGAGTTGGTAACAGCGCTGGAATTGGCGGAAATTGCAGGTAAAGCCACCGGTATTATCTCAACAGCTCGTATTACACACGCAACACCAGCAGCAACATACGCAAAATCGGCTGACCGTAACTGGGAAGACGTATCTGACATGCCGGCTTCTCAAGTTGCTGCAGGTTGTAAAGATATCGCTGACCAATTGGTGAACTTCGAGAGCAACCTTGAAGCGCGTTACAGCGGTTTAGATGTTGATGGTATCGAAGTTGTCATGGGCGGCGGACGTCGTCACTTCTTACCTAAAGATCCTGCATTCAACAGCCCTGATGCAGTCAGCAGCACCGAAGGTGATCGTACCGACGGACGCGACCTGACAGCAGAATGGAAAGCCGCTTATCCGAATGGTAACTACGTTTACGACCAAACCGGTTTTGATGCTATCAACGCTGCAACTGCCGAGCGCGTATTTGGTTTGTTCAACGAATCTCATATGCAATACGAAGCTGACCGTGCTAATGACATCGCAGGCGAGCCATCGTTGACGGAAATGACTTCAAAAGCCATCGACATCTTGAAAAAAGACGAAGACGGCTTCTTCCTGATGGTTGAATCGGGTCGTATTGACCACGGTCATCACGCTGGTAGCGCATACAATGCATTAACTGACGCAGTAGAGTTTGCCAAAGCCGTTCAAGCTGCTGCAAGCAAAACCAGCGCAGAAGATACCTTGATTATCGTTACTGCTGACCACAGCCACGTATTTACTATCGCTGGTTATCCTAAGCGTGGTAACCCAATTCTGGGTAAAGTAGTACCTATCGGTTCCGATGAGCCAAGCATGGCTGCCGATAACATGCCTTACACTACTTTGGGTTACACCAACGGTTTAGGTTTCAAGGATCTGGGCAACGAAACAGATGCAGAAGCTTCTTACAACTACAGTGCTGTAACGGGTCGTGTTGATTTGAGCAATGTCGACACCACCGCTTCTGGTTATCACCAAGAGGCTTTAGTACCACTAGGTTCTGAAACTCACGCGGGTGAAGATGTGGGTATTTACGCCAAAGGCCCAGGTGCAAACCTGGTGACTGGTACCAACGAGCAAAGCGTTATCTTCCACGTTATGGACTACGCTGCTGATCTGGTCAACAAGGCAAATGCTGCTCTTAACTAA
- a CDS encoding alkaline phosphatase — translation MNKTWIAKTGAMALAVSVTAQAQVVPAVQSSSAWYTSAQSSINSKLQQVPNTKAKNVILFVGDGMGISTLTAARILKGQQQGNSGEEGLLSFENFPFSAQVKTYNVDAQTPDSAGTMTAMMTGIKTDAGVIGVDEDIVRGDCSTVAGNELVTALELAEIRGLSTGIISTARITHATPASTYAKSADRNWEDVSDMPEAAVTAGCKDIADQLVNFEKNLETRFPGVDVNGMEVVMGGGRRHFLPKDATFNSPDAVSSVEGDRTDGRDLTAEWQAAYPNGVYVYDQAGFDTINAATTERVFGLFNESHMQYEADRANDIAGEPSLAEMTSKAIDVLDNNEQGFFLMVESGRIDHGHHAGSAYNALTDTIEFADAVQAAVSATNPEETLIIVTADHSHVFTIAGYPKRGNPILGKVVPVGSDQPSMAKDNMPYTTLGYTNGLGFRDLGNETDGDASYNEAAVAGRQDISNVDTTTSGYHQEATIPLGSETHAGEDISLHAMGPGSQYAQGVIEQSVVFHLIDQALGLID, via the coding sequence ATGAACAAGACCTGGATAGCCAAGACTGGCGCGATGGCGCTTGCTGTATCCGTGACAGCACAAGCGCAGGTAGTACCGGCAGTACAATCATCCAGCGCCTGGTACACCAGTGCTCAATCAAGTATCAATAGCAAATTACAACAAGTGCCAAATACAAAGGCTAAAAATGTAATTTTGTTCGTTGGTGATGGTATGGGTATTTCAACCTTAACCGCAGCGCGCATTTTAAAGGGCCAACAACAAGGTAATTCTGGTGAAGAAGGTTTACTGAGCTTTGAAAACTTCCCGTTTTCAGCGCAAGTAAAAACCTACAACGTCGATGCTCAAACTCCTGACTCAGCGGGCACAATGACTGCCATGATGACAGGAATTAAAACCGACGCTGGCGTTATCGGCGTTGACGAAGACATTGTTCGCGGTGATTGTTCTACCGTTGCAGGCAACGAATTGGTAACAGCATTAGAACTGGCTGAAATTCGTGGTCTATCGACAGGTATCATCTCAACAGCACGTATCACTCACGCTACACCAGCATCAACCTATGCAAAATCGGCTGACCGTAACTGGGAAGACGTTTCTGACATGCCAGAAGCGGCAGTAACTGCAGGATGTAAAGATATCGCTGATCAATTGGTTAACTTCGAAAAGAACCTTGAAACTCGTTTTCCTGGTGTTGATGTAAATGGTATGGAAGTGGTTATGGGCGGTGGTCGTCGTCACTTCTTACCTAAAGACGCAACGTTCAATAGCCCTGATGCAGTAAGCAGCGTAGAAGGGGATCGTACTGATGGTCGTGACTTAACCGCAGAATGGCAAGCAGCCTACCCTAACGGTGTTTACGTTTATGATCAGGCAGGATTCGACACCATCAATGCAGCAACAACAGAGCGTGTATTTGGTTTGTTCAACGAATCACACATGCAATATGAAGCTGACCGCGCCAATGATATTGCTGGTGAACCTTCTCTAGCCGAAATGACCAGCAAAGCCATCGACGTGCTTGATAACAACGAACAAGGCTTCTTCCTGATGGTTGAATCGGGTCGTATCGACCACGGTCATCACGCAGGTAGTGCTTACAATGCATTAACTGACACCATTGAGTTTGCAGATGCCGTTCAAGCAGCGGTTAGCGCAACTAATCCTGAAGAAACCCTGATTATTGTTACCGCTGACCACAGTCACGTATTTACTATCGCTGGATACCCTAAGCGTGGCAACCCCATTCTGGGCAAAGTGGTTCCTGTTGGTTCAGACCAGCCTAGCATGGCTAAAGACAACATGCCGTACACCACGTTAGGTTACACCAATGGCCTGGGCTTCCGCGATTTGGGTAATGAGACAGATGGTGATGCATCGTATAACGAAGCAGCTGTTGCAGGTCGTCAAGACATCAGCAACGTAGACACCACAACATCAGGTTATCATCAGGAGGCAACCATTCCTCTAGGTTCTGAAACTCACGCAGGTGAAGACATTTCTCTACACGCAATGGGCCCAGGCTCGCAATACGCACAAGGCGTTATTGAACAAAGCGTGGTATTCCACCTAATCGACCAAGCCCTTGGCCTAATCGACTAA
- a CDS encoding CBS domain-containing protein, producing MNKEFKVVEPLDSLRYVASLFETRNVSHVLIQENGVLLGIISDRDVLRAIHPNTFSDIASNVELKVLNKTANQIMTAKPICIAIESAIISAGEIMLDNNISALPVMNDKGRVVGLVTLKGIVNYFVSRTRNKMNNIESYI from the coding sequence ATGAATAAAGAGTTTAAAGTGGTGGAGCCGTTGGATTCTCTACGCTATGTTGCATCGCTTTTTGAGACTCGAAATGTGTCACATGTATTGATTCAAGAAAACGGCGTTTTGCTGGGAATTATTTCTGATCGCGATGTGCTTAGAGCAATTCATCCGAATACTTTTTCGGATATTGCCTCTAATGTTGAGCTTAAGGTGTTAAATAAAACCGCGAATCAGATAATGACAGCGAAACCCATTTGTATTGCAATTGAAAGCGCTATTATCAGTGCTGGCGAAATCATGCTGGATAACAATATCTCAGCATTGCCAGTGATGAATGACAAGGGAAGAGTCGTTGGGCTGGTTACTCTCAAGGGGATCGTGAATTATTTTGTTTCCCGTACCCGAAACAAAATGAACAATATCGAATCTTATATTTAA
- the lpxH gene encoding UDP-2,3-diacylglucosamine diphosphatase produces MPVTYFIADLHLSPEHPEITTCLKHFLTTQAVDADALYVLGDLFEAWIGDDDINPFTQEVTQAFRQLSERGVAIYFIHGNRDFLIRKAFTKRAGMTLLPESDVIDLYGEATLIMHGDELCTKDEAYQRFRRKARSWWWPRLILMLPLSVRRKIAARGRKISQQNQSTLSLDIMDVTPEEVVRVMQDNGVKRLIHGHTHRPAIHDLEINSEPAQRIVLGDWYTQGSMLKVTPTEITLETMQFEV; encoded by the coding sequence ATGCCAGTTACCTACTTTATTGCCGATTTACACTTAAGCCCGGAACATCCGGAAATCACAACTTGCCTAAAGCATTTTCTAACGACTCAAGCTGTTGATGCTGACGCGTTATATGTATTAGGTGATTTATTCGAAGCCTGGATTGGCGACGATGACATCAACCCCTTTACTCAGGAAGTCACTCAGGCATTCAGGCAGTTATCTGAACGGGGCGTGGCTATTTATTTTATTCATGGCAATCGGGACTTCCTGATCCGCAAGGCTTTCACAAAACGTGCAGGCATGACGCTGCTACCGGAATCAGATGTGATTGACTTATACGGCGAAGCCACCTTGATTATGCATGGTGATGAACTTTGTACCAAGGACGAAGCCTATCAACGATTTCGCCGTAAAGCGCGCAGTTGGTGGTGGCCGAGATTAATTCTCATGCTTCCCCTTTCAGTACGACGCAAAATAGCAGCTCGCGGACGCAAGATCAGCCAGCAAAACCAGTCCACTCTTTCGCTCGATATAATGGACGTTACACCAGAGGAAGTCGTCAGGGTAATGCAAGACAATGGCGTGAAAAGGCTGATTCATGGCCACACTCACAGGCCAGCAATTCACGATTTGGAAATCAACTCTGAACCGGCACAGCGCATCGTGCTAGGTGATTGGTATACACAGGGCAGCATGCTAAAAGTGACCCCAACCGAGATCACTTTGGAAACAATGCAATTTGAAGTTTAA
- a CDS encoding peptidylprolyl isomerase: protein MVTLHTNFGKITLALNAEKAPKTVENFLSYVRDGFYDNTIFHRVINGFMIQGGGMEPGMVQKATNDPIENEANNGLENKMGTIAMARTNDPHSATAQFFINVNNNDFLNFRSESMDGWGYCVFGEVTDGMDVVEKIKAVATGSHGFHQDVPVEDVVIEKAEITE, encoded by the coding sequence ATGGTCACTCTACACACCAACTTTGGTAAAATTACATTAGCGTTGAACGCTGAGAAAGCCCCCAAAACAGTTGAAAACTTCCTGTCTTATGTACGCGATGGATTCTATGACAACACTATTTTCCACCGCGTTATTAATGGATTTATGATCCAGGGTGGCGGTATGGAACCGGGTATGGTGCAAAAAGCAACAAACGACCCAATTGAAAACGAAGCCAACAACGGCCTGGAAAACAAAATGGGCACCATTGCAATGGCGCGTACCAATGATCCACATTCTGCAACCGCGCAATTCTTCATTAACGTGAACAACAACGACTTCCTGAACTTCCGTAGCGAATCAATGGATGGTTGGGGTTATTGTGTATTTGGTGAAGTCACTGACGGTATGGACGTGGTTGAAAAAATCAAAGCTGTTGCGACGGGTTCGCATGGATTCCACCAAGACGTTCCTGTCGAAGACGTGGTTATCGAAAAAGCTGAAATCACCGAATAA
- the cysS gene encoding cysteine--tRNA ligase, with protein MLQIYNTLTQEKQEFKPLVPGKVGMYVCGITVYDLSHMGHARTYLSFDLMVRYLRHKGYDVTYVRNITDVDDKIIKRAIENNETVDQLTERTISMMHEDFKAINLLDADIEPRVTTHMDEIINVIQRLVDKGYAYQANNGDVLFEVNSYKDYGRLGKQDLEQLNAGARVDVDENKKAPLDFVLWKTAKPGEPSWPSPWGDGRPGWHIECSAMNHKHLGEHFDIHGGGSDLIFPHHENEIAQSCCAFDTPYVNYWVHSGMVQVNQEKMSKSLGNFFTLRDVLQDYDPETLRYFLMSAHYRSQLNYSEDNLKQAKAAMERFYTALRDVEADESVDLAHGGYLARFEEAMDDDFNTPEAFSVMFDLARAVNKETDASEKSKLAGVLKKLGGIIGLLQLDPAAYLQGGSSGGDDVAEIEALIKQRNDARQAKDWAAADDARDKLQAMNIVLEDGPQGTTWRRG; from the coding sequence ATGTTACAGATTTATAATACTCTCACTCAGGAAAAGCAGGAATTTAAACCCCTAGTCCCCGGAAAAGTGGGTATGTATGTATGCGGGATTACTGTTTACGATCTCAGTCACATGGGGCATGCCCGTACCTATTTAAGCTTCGATTTAATGGTTCGATACCTGCGCCATAAAGGTTACGACGTAACTTATGTGCGTAATATCACCGACGTTGACGACAAGATCATCAAGCGCGCTATTGAAAATAACGAAACGGTTGATCAATTAACCGAGCGCACTATCTCCATGATGCATGAAGACTTCAAGGCCATTAATTTGTTGGATGCCGACATTGAACCTCGCGTCACCACTCATATGGATGAAATCATCAATGTAATTCAGCGTTTGGTTGATAAAGGCTACGCTTATCAAGCGAATAATGGCGACGTGTTGTTCGAAGTGAACTCCTATAAAGACTATGGTCGTTTGGGCAAGCAAGATTTAGAACAATTGAATGCCGGTGCGCGTGTTGATGTTGATGAGAATAAAAAAGCACCACTGGATTTTGTATTGTGGAAAACGGCAAAACCCGGTGAGCCTAGCTGGCCTTCTCCGTGGGGCGATGGTCGTCCGGGCTGGCACATTGAATGTTCTGCCATGAACCACAAACATTTGGGTGAGCATTTCGACATTCACGGTGGCGGTTCTGACCTGATTTTCCCTCACCATGAAAATGAAATCGCGCAATCATGCTGTGCATTCGACACCCCTTACGTGAACTATTGGGTTCACTCCGGCATGGTGCAAGTGAATCAGGAGAAAATGTCCAAGTCTTTGGGTAACTTCTTCACATTGCGTGATGTATTGCAAGACTACGACCCAGAAACGTTGCGTTATTTCTTGATGTCGGCGCATTACCGTAGTCAATTGAACTATTCAGAAGATAACCTGAAACAGGCGAAAGCCGCGATGGAGCGTTTCTACACCGCATTGCGTGATGTTGAAGCGGATGAATCTGTTGATTTAGCTCACGGTGGTTATTTAGCCCGCTTTGAAGAAGCGATGGATGACGATTTCAATACGCCAGAAGCTTTCTCTGTGATGTTTGATTTAGCCCGAGCTGTGAATAAAGAAACTGACGCTTCTGAGAAGTCTAAATTGGCAGGTGTGCTGAAAAAACTCGGCGGCATTATTGGACTGTTGCAGTTGGATCCTGCTGCGTATTTGCAAGGTGGTTCAAGCGGCGGCGATGATGTGGCTGAAATTGAGGCGCTAATCAAGCAACGTAACGATGCGCGCCAAGCGAAAGATTGGGCGGCAGCAGACGATGCTCGTGACAAATTACAAGCGATGAATATCGTCTTGGAAGATGGGCCTCAAGGGACAACATGGCGTCGAGGCTAA
- a CDS encoding glutaredoxin domain-containing protein, whose protein sequence is MLKTVLSYGLYLIVGLAIGIGASKGYQWMTAASEYTIGDFAEYHAVNNSKVIVLGTAWCKYCAKTRRLFESLNVEYQDYDVEKNSQYQSIYQELGAGPVPIILIDDVKIVGFRKEIIMQFLTAKGLHQG, encoded by the coding sequence ATGTTAAAAACCGTGTTGAGTTACGGATTATATTTGATTGTTGGACTGGCTATTGGCATTGGAGCCTCTAAGGGATACCAATGGATGACGGCTGCTTCAGAATATACCATTGGTGATTTTGCTGAATATCACGCGGTAAATAATTCCAAGGTGATTGTGTTGGGTACTGCCTGGTGTAAATACTGTGCCAAAACACGACGCTTGTTTGAAAGTCTGAATGTGGAATACCAAGACTATGATGTTGAAAAGAATAGCCAATATCAGTCCATTTATCAGGAGCTAGGCGCAGGTCCTGTACCCATTATCTTAATTGACGATGTGAAAATAGTCGGCTTTAGAAAAGAGATCATCATGCAATTCCTTACAGCAAAAGGGTTACATCAAGGCTAA
- a CDS encoding SLC13 family permease, with product MGFDALFTLFVFVGTIGLLIFSNKNTAFIFSMATLSLLLTNQLTLSDVFHNLANPGLVTLVLLLIISVAIDKTGFIKSIGRTLISSDYRRSLGKLLGVSFFSSALLNNTAIVASLAGPVKQNQHHPASRLLLPLSYAAILGGTVTLIGTSTNLIVDSFLVEHGHPGFAFWDFTLYGLSAGLVCCLLLFVTSGFLPKIEVSEDQYKHYIIEAKVGWGSSLIGKTVEENHLRNLPELFLVEIVRDNKLITPVAPDIILERDDKLIFSGNIQRVDTLSHIDGLTLFADSNGLLRENLTEVIVSNRAMLIGKTLKQVGFRALFDAAVVAIRRDGENLSGKLGELKLKAGDFLLLATGPDFQNRHNLKNNFFMVSEVSIAKKLTFKQEWLTIGGFLLAVLIAALQWLSLPIALLCLLSLLVFYGVISGTEIKRSMPINLISIIVGAMSLAMALEKSGMLEKITTLLAPIIQSGSPFMALVTVYLATLLLTEMVTNNAAAALMFPFAYGVSESLGVSIMPFALAVAFAASASFISPYGYQTNLLVFSAGNYRFKDFIKAGVPISILYSTTVLLLLKWKFGL from the coding sequence ATGGGATTTGATGCGCTTTTTACATTGTTCGTGTTTGTCGGCACTATCGGTTTACTAATATTTTCGAATAAAAACACTGCGTTCATCTTCTCGATGGCGACACTATCGCTGCTATTAACCAATCAGCTGACTCTTAGTGATGTCTTTCACAACCTGGCAAACCCGGGGCTGGTAACACTGGTTCTTTTATTAATCATTAGTGTCGCCATTGATAAAACCGGGTTTATCAAATCTATTGGCCGAACATTAATCAGCAGCGACTATCGGCGCAGTTTAGGCAAGCTATTGGGCGTCTCCTTTTTTAGCTCTGCCCTACTCAACAATACTGCCATCGTTGCCAGCCTGGCAGGGCCAGTAAAACAGAATCAGCATCACCCTGCTTCCCGATTACTGCTACCCCTGTCTTACGCAGCGATTTTAGGCGGCACCGTCACACTTATTGGTACATCCACCAACCTGATTGTCGATAGCTTTCTGGTGGAGCATGGACACCCCGGATTCGCGTTCTGGGACTTTACCTTATACGGTCTCAGCGCTGGCCTTGTGTGCTGCTTATTGCTTTTTGTTACCTCCGGTTTTCTACCCAAAATCGAAGTCTCCGAAGACCAATACAAGCACTACATCATCGAAGCCAAAGTAGGCTGGGGTTCATCGCTTATCGGTAAAACCGTCGAAGAAAACCATTTGCGTAACCTGCCAGAATTGTTTCTGGTGGAAATCGTGCGAGACAACAAACTGATCACCCCGGTTGCTCCAGATATTATTCTGGAAAGAGACGATAAACTGATCTTCTCCGGCAATATTCAGCGCGTAGATACTCTCAGCCATATCGACGGTTTAACTTTGTTCGCCGACAGTAACGGCCTGCTGCGCGAAAACCTGACCGAAGTAATTGTGTCCAACCGTGCCATGTTAATTGGTAAGACGCTTAAACAAGTGGGTTTCCGAGCGCTTTTCGATGCTGCTGTAGTCGCCATTCGTCGCGATGGTGAAAACCTGTCAGGAAAGCTGGGAGAGCTGAAACTCAAAGCCGGTGACTTCTTATTGTTAGCCACAGGCCCAGATTTCCAGAATCGTCACAACTTAAAGAACAACTTCTTTATGGTGTCGGAAGTCAGCATCGCCAAAAAACTCACATTCAAACAGGAATGGCTCACCATTGGCGGCTTTTTGTTGGCAGTGCTAATCGCCGCTCTACAATGGCTTAGCCTGCCGATTGCACTGCTATGTTTGCTATCGCTGCTGGTGTTTTACGGGGTCATTAGTGGTACAGAAATAAAACGCAGCATGCCTATCAACCTGATATCCATCATAGTAGGCGCCATGAGCCTGGCCATGGCGCTGGAAAAATCAGGTATGCTTGAGAAAATCACCACCCTATTGGCGCCTATTATTCAAAGTGGTAGCCCGTTTATGGCTTTGGTGACTGTTTACCTAGCGACATTATTACTGACCGAAATGGTCACCAACAACGCCGCAGCCGCCTTAATGTTCCCCTTTGCCTATGGCGTATCTGAATCCTTGGGCGTGTCGATTATGCCCTTCGCTCTGGCTGTTGCCTTTGCCGCCAGCGCCAGCTTTATCTCACCCTACGGCTACCAAACCAACCTACTGGTATTCAGCGCCGGAAACTACCGCTTTAAAGACTTTATTAAGGCAGGCGTGCCTATTTCGATCCTCTACTCAACCACAGTGTTGTTGTTGCTCAAGTGGAAGTTTGGGCTTTAG